The sequence below is a genomic window from Mycobacterium spongiae.
CTTGGACGCGGCCGGCACCGGCGGTGAGGGCGGGGACGGCGGCAACGCGGTGTTCCTCGGTAACGGCGGCAACGGCGGCAACGGCGGGATAGGAGGCGCGGCGAACGGCGCCGGCGGCATCGGCGGCACCGGCGGGACCCTCGGCGTCAGCGGGTTCGACGGATCGTCGTAGCCGCGCGGGCGGCGACCAAGTCGCCCGCACCACCTGGCGACGAGAACTGGCGACCATGTGAGATCACCTTCGTCCACGTCCGCAGAACTCGTGAACCCGTTCGCCTGCTTGGGTGTTCAGTACAGCGCGTTGGCGAGATTGCGGCGCGCCGCGATGACCTCAGGATCGGCAGGGTCGAACAGTTCGAACAGCTCGATCAGTCGAGTGCGCACCTTGGTGCGATCATCACCAGATGTGTTTCGCACCAACGCAATCAGACGATTGAACGCCGCACTGACATCCTGGTTGAGGAGTTGTACGTCGGCAGCGGCAAATGCGGCCTCGATGTCGGCGGGGGCGGCGTCGGCGACGTCGACGGCGTCCGGACGCTGTCCCGACGCGCGGGTGAGGAAATCGATCTGCCGAATGGCCCCCTTCGCTTCGGCATTGCCCGAATCGGCCTCCAGGATTGCCTCGTAAGACGTTCGGGCAGCGACGAAGTCGCCGGCCTCGAGGTGTGCGCGGGCCTGCGCTGCCGCCGGGTCGACTTCTTCCACATCCTCGGAACTCGTTGCACCCGCGAGTTTTCCGGCCGTAGCCGAAATCAGTGAGTCCACCCAACGCCGCAATTGATCGGCAGGCTGCGGACCCTGAAAGCTCGAGATCGGCTGTCCCGCAGCTAAAGCCACTACAGTGGGGACGGCCTGCACACCGAATATCTGCGCCACTCTGGGTGCCGCGTCAACGTCGACTGTCGCCAGCGACCACGTCCCTTTGTCGGCAGCGGCCAACCCGGACAACGCGTCTCGCAGCTCGATGCACACGTCACTGCGTGGTGACCACAGCAGCACCACCACCGGCACCTCGTCGGACCGGATTATCACCTGGTCTTCGAAATTGGCTTCACTGATTTCTGTGCCACCCGGGCCGCCGGGGCCTGCGGTTTTTGCCCCTTCGGCGGCGGATGCCGGAGCGTTCTGCTGGGCTCGCTGTTTGAGACCGGAGAGATCAACCGCACCGGCCATAGCAGGCCCGATTGGGGGTCGCGGACGCGTCACGTCGTCAAGTTTGTCACGCCGCGTCGGCCCCCGGTACCGCCCCCTCGCGTGGGGCGCGAAGGTGGCCGGAAATCCCGACTACCCCGGTTGCGACAGCCCGGTATGACGAATCTCACATCGGCTCCCGCGGCCGTCTCACCAGCAACGCCACCACGGTGTTCCACGTGTGTCCCGGCCGGCTAGGCCCGCAGGATCAGCGCGTCACCCTGACCGCCCGCGCCACACAGTGCGGCTACCCCATAGCCGGATCCCCGACGCCCCAGTTCGAGCGCCACGTGCAGCGTGATTCGCGCGCCGGACATTCCGATCGGGTGTCCGACGGCGATGGCACCTCCGTTGCGGTTGACGATCTCGGGATTCACGCCGAGTTCGCTCGTCGAGGCCAACGCCACCGCGGCGAACGCTTCGTTGATCTCCACCACGTCGAGCTGGTCCACCGAGATTCCCTCGCGGTCTAGCGCTTTCTTGGTCGCGTTAGCGGGCTGCGATTGCAGCGTCGAGTCCGGCCCGGCCACCACGCCGTGCGCACCGATCTCGGCCAGCCACGTCAGACCCAGGTCCTCGGCTTTTTCCCGGTTCATGACAACTACCGCGGCCGCGCCGTCGGAGATTTGTGACGCCGACCCAGCGGTGATGGTGCCATCTTTGCGAAACGCCGGCTTGAGCCCAGCCAGTGAGTCGGCGGTCGTGTTGGCTCGAATCCCCTCGTCCTCACTGAACTGCAGCGGATCACCTTTGCGCTGCGGAATCTGCACCGGCACCACCTCATCGGCGAAAACACCGTCTTTCCAGGCCGCGGCCGCCTTTTGATGCGACGAAGCCGCGTACTCGTCCTGTTGGCGACGCGTGAACCTGTCGACGTCGTTGCGCTGCTCGGTAAGGGCTCCCATCGGCTGATCTGTGAACACATCGTGCAGGCCGTCGTAGGCCATATGGTCCAGAACCGTCACGTCGCCGTACTTGTAGCCCGACCGGCTATCCATCAACAGGTGTGGCGCCCTCGTCATGGATTCCTGGCCTCCGGCAACCACCACATCAAACTCGCCAGCCCGAATCAGCTGGTCAGCGAGCGCGATGGCGTCGATCCCGGACAGGCACATCTTGTTGATGGTCAGCGCGGGCACATCCCAGCCGATGCCGGCGGCGACAGCGGCCTGTCGCGCGGGCATCTGACCGGCCCCCGCCGTGAGCACCTGACCCATGATCACGTACTCGACCATCGAAGCCGGCGCATCAACGTTCGGGAAGGCCTTCTCCAGTGCACCGGCGAT
It includes:
- a CDS encoding tetratricopeptide repeat protein, whose protein sequence is MTRPRPPIGPAMAGAVDLSGLKQRAQQNAPASAAEGAKTAGPGGPGGTEISEANFEDQVIIRSDEVPVVVLLWSPRSDVCIELRDALSGLAAADKGTWSLATVDVDAAPRVAQIFGVQAVPTVVALAAGQPISSFQGPQPADQLRRWVDSLISATAGKLAGATSSEDVEEVDPAAAQARAHLEAGDFVAARTSYEAILEADSGNAEAKGAIRQIDFLTRASGQRPDAVDVADAAPADIEAAFAAADVQLLNQDVSAAFNRLIALVRNTSGDDRTKVRTRLIELFELFDPADPEVIAARRNLANALY
- a CDS encoding acetyl-CoA C-acetyltransferase codes for the protein MTTSVIVAGARTPIGKLMGSLQGFSASDLGAIAIAGALEKAFPNVDAPASMVEYVIMGQVLTAGAGQMPARQAAVAAGIGWDVPALTINKMCLSGIDAIALADQLIRAGEFDVVVAGGQESMTRAPHLLMDSRSGYKYGDVTVLDHMAYDGLHDVFTDQPMGALTEQRNDVDRFTRRQQDEYAASSHQKAAAAWKDGVFADEVVPVQIPQRKGDPLQFSEDEGIRANTTADSLAGLKPAFRKDGTITAGSASQISDGAAAVVVMNREKAEDLGLTWLAEIGAHGVVAGPDSTLQSQPANATKKALDREGISVDQLDVVEINEAFAAVALASTSELGVNPEIVNRNGGAIAVGHPIGMSGARITLHVALELGRRGSGYGVAALCGAGGQGDALILRA